AGCTTACAAATAACCAATGACCGATCTGCCTTCTCAAGCGTGTAACGACAAATTACAATTAGAGTTGAAGTACTAGACCATTGTGGTTAAAAATCTATGACACCTTCTTTAATGAACTTCTTTTTCAGTTTGCTGGCAGGTTTGGCAATTGTGGTGATCCCAGTCACAGTTGGTTTGATTTTTATTAGCCAACAAGATAAGATTCAACGTTCGTAAGAGGGAACAGGGAGCAGGGAGTAGGGAAAATTCGGAATTCAGAATTCGGAATTCGGAATTAATGGAGAATTCCCTTACCCCTCACTCCTAACTCCCAATCCCTCATCTACCCAGCAACCTTTGACGATCTTCTAGTTGACTCGCTAGGCTAGACATACTTGAGAGAACGAAAATGGTCAACTTCAACTTTAACTTTGCGAGTATTTCGGGCATTGTCTTAGCTGTAGCTGGGGCAGCGCTATATTTCCTCCGCAACTTTCGCCCTGGATTGGCGCGAGATCACGACATTTTTTTTGCTGCGATCGGTTTAGTCTGTGGTTTCGTCCTGATTTTTCAAGGTTGGCGGTATGACCCAATTATGCAATTCGGTCAACTGCTGCTGACAGGAGGAACAATATTTTTTGCTGTAGAAAGCGTGAGGCTACGGAGCGTAGCTACAGAACAAGCTCGACGCAATACTCGAATTGTAGACGAAGAAAGACCCGTCAGCTCTGCATATCAATACGAAGCAGAGTTAGACGAATACGATCCTTTAGAGGAAGAACGCACGATCCCACGGCGGATTCGAGGGAGCAGAGATGGACGTTCCACGCGCACGGACGATTACGATCGCGAGTACGATCGCGAGGATGAAATCCCCCGACGCTATCGCCGCGATGAGGAAGAACCACCCCGCCGCTCGTCAAGCCGTAGCGGAACTGAAAGAATTGCACCTGCCGACCGAACTCGTACCAGCACCAGCAAGCGTCGTTCTCGTCCAGAATCTCGTCCCCTCCCGCCAGACACACAAGATGAAGATTGGAACGATTCAACTCAGGCAACTAGAGAAGATGACTGGGAAGAAAAAGTGACTCGTACCAGCAAGCCGCCTCGCTCCGGTAGTAACGGCTCCAGACGTGTGGAACCAGCGGATACAGAAGTGTCATCTAGACCCAGAAAACGTCGTCCGCCTCAAAATTCAGTTTACGGTCAAGATGATGTCCAAGTTCCAGCTTCCGATTATGTCGATTACAAGCCAATCGAGCGGTTTGACGACGATCGCGACAATTCGACTAATTTTGACGAGCCATAGTTTCGCACGGATGGCGACAGCATAGATGAAAAAATCTACGCTGAGACGGTGGCTGAAGTGGCTGTGTTGGACGCTCACTATAAGTATCTTGAGTTTGGCGATCGCAGCCTGTAGTCCTAGCGATCGCCAAGTTTGTTTGTCAGGCTTCCTGAATAGCCCTTATAGTGACGAACAACCAGCCTTGAGCGGTGATGGGCGTTGGTTGGCGTATGTCTCAAATCGCGATGGCAAGCACCGTTTACTGTTATACGATTTACAAGACCGCTGCCTCATTTCTCTACCGCGCATTCCCGCCGCAGCGATCGCAGAACATCCGAGCTTGAGTTATACGGGGCGCTATTTAACTTATTTAACTGGCGATCGCGGTAAACTTGTTTTGACACTATACGATCGCGCTACGCAACAAACGCAGATTGTCAGCCAGTGGTATCAGGCATGGGTGCGCAACCCCAGCATCAGTCCTGACGGGCGTTACATTGCCTTTGAAAGCAGTAAAAACGGGCAATGGGATATCGAAATTCTAGACCGAGGCGATCGCGTTGAGTTGGATATTCCAGATGGTACGATGACAGTTGTTAGGGAGTAGGGAGCAGTTATCAGTGACCAGTGACCAGTGACCAGTGACCAGTGACCAGTTAGTTATTTTATCTCCTCAGCTCCCTTGTCCCCCTTGTCTCCCTTGTCTCCCTTGTCCCCCTTGTCTCCCTTGTCCCCCTTGTCTCCCTTGTCCCCCTTGTCTCCCTTGTCTCCCTTGTCTCCCTCGTCTCCCTCGTCCCCCTTGTCTCCCTTGTCTTCCTCGCTCCTTGTCTCCCTTGTCTATCTGTTTCTCTCTATTGATATTGCTCCTAGTTAGTTTCCTGAG
This window of the Chroococcidiopsis thermalis PCC 7203 genome carries:
- a CDS encoding Ycf66 family protein, which encodes MVNFNFNFASISGIVLAVAGAALYFLRNFRPGLARDHDIFFAAIGLVCGFVLIFQGWRYDPIMQFGQLLLTGGTIFFAVESVRLRSVATEQARRNTRIVDEERPVSSAYQYEAELDEYDPLEEERTIPRRIRGSRDGRSTRTDDYDREYDREDEIPRRYRRDEEEPPRRSSSRSGTERIAPADRTRTSTSKRRSRPESRPLPPDTQDEDWNDSTQATREDDWEEKVTRTSKPPRSGSNGSRRVEPADTEVSSRPRKRRPPQNSVYGQDDVQVPASDYVDYKPIERFDDDRDNSTNFDEP
- the psbX gene encoding photosystem II reaction center X protein, with protein sequence MTPSLMNFFFSLLAGLAIVVIPVTVGLIFISQQDKIQRS
- a CDS encoding TolB family protein, which gives rise to MKKSTLRRWLKWLCWTLTISILSLAIAACSPSDRQVCLSGFLNSPYSDEQPALSGDGRWLAYVSNRDGKHRLLLYDLQDRCLISLPRIPAAAIAEHPSLSYTGRYLTYLTGDRGKLVLTLYDRATQQTQIVSQWYQAWVRNPSISPDGRYIAFESSKNGQWDIEILDRGDRVELDIPDGTMTVVRE